A genome region from Sceloporus undulatus isolate JIND9_A2432 ecotype Alabama chromosome 1, SceUnd_v1.1, whole genome shotgun sequence includes the following:
- the CCND1 gene encoding G1/S-specific cyclin-D1, protein MEHQLLCCEVETIRRAYQDANLLNDRVLQTMLKAEETCSPSVSYFKCVQKEILPYMRKIVATWMLEVCEEQKCEEEVFPLAMNYLDRYLSFEPLKKSRLQLLGATCMFVASKMKETIPLTAEKLCIYTDNSIRPNELLQMELLLVNKLKWNLAAMTPHDFIEHFLNKMPVAEDSKQIIRKHAQTFVALCATDVKFISNPPSMIAAGSVVAAVQGLHLGNTNTFLSYQCLTHFLSKVIKCDPDCLRACQEQIESLLESSLRQAQQHNISSETKTVEDEADLSCTPTDVRDVNI, encoded by the exons ATGGAGCATCAGCTGCTCTGCTGCGAAGTGGAGACCATCCGGAGAGCCTACCAAGATGCCAACCTCCTCAACGACCGGGTCTTGCAGACGATGCTCAAGGCCGAGGAGACCTGCTCGCCCTCCGTCTCCTACTTCAAGTGCGTCCAGAAGGAGATCTTACCATATATGAGGAAAATCGTGGCCACTTGGATGCTGGAG GTTTGTGAGGAGCAGAAGTGCGAAGAGGAAGTTTTCCCCTTAGCTATGAATTATTTGGACCGATACCTTTCCTTTGAACCCCTTAAGAAAAGCCGCTTGCAACTGCTGGGAGCTACCTGCATGTTCGTGGCCTCAAAAATGAAGGAAACCATTCCTCTAACTGCAGAAAAACTGTGTATTTACACTGATAACTCCATTAGACCCAACGAATTACTG CAAATGGAGCTGCTTCTGGTGAATAAGCTGAAATGGAATCTGGCTGCCATGACCCCACATGATTTTATTgaacattttctaaataaaatgccTGTGGCTGAGGACAGCAAGCAGATCATCCGTAAACACGCCCAGACTTTTGTGGCTCTATGTGCTACAG ATGTTAAGTTTATTTCGAATCCACCTTCCATGATTGCAGCTGGTAGTGTGGTAGCAGCAGTGCAAGGTCTTCATCTTGGGAACACTAACACATTTCTCTCTTACCAATGCCTCACACATTTCCTATCAAAAGTTATCAAATGTGACCCG GATTGTTTACGAGCCTGCCAAGAACAGATCGAATCCCTCCTTGAATCTAGTCTACGCCAAgcacaacaacacaacatatcTTCAGAAACAAAGACTGTTGAAGATGAAGCTGATCTTTCCTGCACACCCACTGATGTTAGAGATGTGAATATTTAA